From the genome of Pseudonocardia sp. EC080619-01:
GTGCCGGCGGGCCTGGTCGAGGGGCTGCCGGTCGGGATGATGGTGGTCGGCAAGCGGTTCGACGACGCGACCGTGCTGCGGGTGGCGAACGCCCACGAGCAGCTGGTCGGCGGGTTCCCGGCGCCGAGGAGCGAGGCCTCGGCGACCCGGTGACCCTCGGGAAGGGTGGACGCCCGGGTCGAAATCGGAACATGTCGACAGCTGTCGACTGATGTAGGGTCTCCGCGTGAGCGCCAACGAGAATGTCGCCTTCGACGCCCTCTCGGACCGGGTGCGCCGGCAGATCCTCTCGGTGCTCGGCGAGCGGGGTGAGCTCACGGTGTCCGACATCGCCGACGCCGTCGACGGCGTCGGGCGTACGACGGTGTCGAGCCACCTGCGGATCCTGCGTACCTCGGGGATCCTGTCCGAACGTCGCGACGGCCGGCGTCGCTACTACATGCTCAATCCCGACGGTGCGGTGCGTGACGCGTTCCTGTACCTGCAGTCGTTGATGCAGGCCGGGGTCGCACTCGACAAGGCGGACGAGCAGGTCGCAGACTTCGGGTCCCGTCCCGCGTCCGACGTTCGCCGCGACGTGTCCTAGATGGCAGGTGCCTCGTGTGAGTACTGCGACGCTCACCGCGGAGTCGGT
Proteins encoded in this window:
- a CDS encoding helix-turn-helix transcriptional regulator, which codes for MSANENVAFDALSDRVRRQILSVLGERGELTVSDIADAVDGVGRTTVSSHLRILRTSGILSERRDGRRRYYMLNPDGAVRDAFLYLQSLMQAGVALDKADEQVADFGSRPASDVRRDVS